The Deltaproteobacteria bacterium DNA window TTGGGGCATACCCTTGGTGCTGCTGGGGCACTTGAGACAATAGTGCTCCTTGAGATGTTGAACCGGCAGGAGGTTGTGCCGACCCTTAATCTGGAAAGGCCTGATCCTGCTTGCTCAGTTATCAATCTGGTACATTCTGTGGACAAGCTCCCATTAAATATAGTACTTAAGAACAGCTTCGCACTGGGTGGTGTTAACACCGCTATGGTGCTGCGGAGGTGGACAGAATGATGTCGGATCAAGAGATCCGCCGGCGGGTAGCGCAGATTATGGCTGAGGAGTTCGAACTCGAACCAGAATCGCTTCAGCCGGATGCTACTTTGTATGAGGATCTTGGGTTGGACAGCCTGGATGCAGTAGACATGGTAGTGGCCATGGAAAAGGCCTTTGGGATGAAAATGGCCGATGAAGAGGCGGTGCGGGCTGTAAGGACTCTGGGCGATCTCTTTGACCTTGTCTGTCG harbors:
- a CDS encoding acyl carrier protein — encoded protein: MMSDQEIRRRVAQIMAEEFELEPESLQPDATLYEDLGLDSLDAVDMVVAMEKAFGMKMADEEAVRAVRTLGDLFDLVCRLKNQQVDKE